The following proteins come from a genomic window of Trifolium pratense cultivar HEN17-A07 linkage group LG4, ARS_RC_1.1, whole genome shotgun sequence:
- the LOC123922149 gene encoding BOI-related E3 ubiquitin-protein ligase 1-like, which translates to MDNPHTHSNHGFPFCINGVYSGPLIESQQQPQYQQHQQQQEQAYVVLNPNPHCHASNLLNCPTVATLFEKQKQEIEQFVQIQNDKLKLVLQQQREKQIVVLKSLENYSQQFLITKNGEIARAALKNKILENRLNSLEAEKRDLEKLVKEREAVIIALHNQLEEEKKRVRMFVENDEANIMCCFMCNTKSLGVLFLPCRHLFSCNICEALVEVCPICGMEKNGAIEIQSLISS; encoded by the exons ATGGACAATCCACACACTCACAGTAATCATGGCTTTCCTTTCTGCATCAATGGCGTTTACTCAGGGCCCCTCATTGAGTCACAACAACAACCACAGTATCAACAACATCAGCAACAACAGGAGCAAGCATATGTTGTCCTCAATCCCAATCCTCATTGTCATGCTTCAAATCTCTTAAATTGTCCTACAGTTGCTACTCTATTTGAGAAGCAGAAGCAAGAGATAGAGCAGTTCGTTCAAATCCAg AATGATAAATTGAAACTTGTGTTACAACAACAAAGGGAGAAACAAATAGTTGTACTTAAAAGCTTGGAAAATTATTCACAACAATTTTTAATTACAAAGAATGGAGAAATTGCACGAGCTGCgttgaaaaataaaatcttgGAAAATCGCTTAAACAGTCTAGAAGCAGAGAAAAGGGATCTAGAGAAATTAGTTAAGGAACGAGAAGCGGTGATCATAGCTCTACATAACCAGTTGGAAGAggagaaaaagagagtaaggATGTTTGTGGAAAATGATGAAGCCAATATTATGTGTTGTTTTATGTGTAACACAAAATCATTAGGTGTCTTATTCCTTCCGTGCAGACATCTCTTTTCATGCAACATCTGTGAAGCTTTAGTCGAAGTTTGTCCCATTTGTGGAATGGAAAAAAATGGTGCTATCGAGATCCAAAGTTTGATTTCAAGCTGA